One Leclercia pneumoniae genomic region harbors:
- the sspA gene encoding stringent starvation protein SspA has product MAVAANKRSVMTLFSGPTDIYSHQVRIVLAEKGVSFEIEHVEKDNPPQDLIDLNPSQSVPTLVDRELTLWESRIIMEYLDERFPHPPLMPVYPVARGESRLYMQRIEKDWYTLMNVIVNGTSSEADAARKQLREELLAIAPVFGQKPFFLSDEFSLVDCYLAPLLWRLPVMGVEFSGPGAKELKGYMTRVFERDSFLASLTEAEREMRLGRG; this is encoded by the coding sequence ATGGCTGTCGCTGCCAACAAACGTTCGGTAATGACGCTGTTTTCTGGTCCTACTGACATTTATAGCCATCAGGTTCGTATCGTGCTGGCCGAGAAGGGTGTCAGTTTTGAGATCGAGCATGTGGAAAAGGATAACCCGCCTCAGGATCTTATCGATCTCAACCCGAGCCAAAGCGTGCCGACGCTGGTTGATCGTGAGCTGACCCTGTGGGAATCCCGTATCATTATGGAATACCTTGATGAACGTTTCCCTCATCCGCCGCTGATGCCAGTTTATCCGGTTGCGCGTGGTGAAAGCCGCCTGTACATGCAGCGTATCGAGAAAGACTGGTATACGCTGATGAACGTTATCGTGAATGGTACCTCTTCCGAAGCCGATGCCGCGCGCAAACAGCTGCGCGAAGAGCTGCTGGCTATTGCACCGGTGTTTGGTCAGAAGCCTTTCTTCCTGAGCGATGAGTTCAGCCTGGTCGATTGCTACCTGGCGCCGTTGTTGTGGCGTCTGCCGGTAATGGGCGTTGAGTTCAGTGGCCCGGGTGCGAAAGAGCTGAAAGGCTATATGACGCGTGTCTTCGAGCGCGACTCTTTCCTGGCTTCTCTGACAGAAGCCGAACGTGAAATGCGTCTCGGCCGGGGTTAA
- the rpsI gene encoding 30S ribosomal protein S9 encodes MAENQYYGTGRRKSSAARVFIKPGSGKIVINQRSLEQYFGRETARMVVRQPLELVDMVEKLDLYITVKGGGISGQAGAIRHGITRALMEYDESLRSELRKAGFVTRDARQVERKKVGLRKARRRPQFSKR; translated from the coding sequence ATGGCTGAAAATCAATACTACGGCACTGGTCGCCGCAAAAGTTCCGCAGCTCGCGTGTTCATCAAACCGGGCAGTGGTAAAATCGTAATCAACCAGCGTTCTCTGGAACAGTACTTCGGTCGCGAAACTGCCCGCATGGTAGTTCGCCAGCCGCTGGAACTGGTTGATATGGTAGAAAAACTGGATCTGTACATCACTGTTAAAGGTGGTGGTATCTCTGGTCAGGCAGGTGCGATCCGTCACGGTATCACCCGCGCTCTGATGGAGTACGACGAATCCCTGCGTTCTGAACTGCGTAAAGCTGGCTTCGTTACTCGTGACGCTCGTCAGGTTGAACGTAAGAAAGTGGGTCTGCGTAAAGCACGTCGTCGTCCACAGTTCTCCAAGCGTTAA
- a CDS encoding barstar family protein → MNIYTFDFDEIDSQEDFYREFSRVFGIEKGKVANLDSLWDVVTTHPLPVPLEIEFIHLPEKLRRRFGALILLFDEAEEELEGQIRFNVRP, encoded by the coding sequence ATGAATATCTACACGTTTGATTTTGATGAAATCGACAGTCAGGAAGACTTTTATCGCGAGTTCTCGCGGGTGTTCGGCATTGAAAAAGGGAAGGTCGCCAACCTGGATTCCTTGTGGGATGTGGTAACGACTCATCCGCTCCCTGTACCGCTGGAGATTGAGTTCATTCATCTCCCCGAGAAGCTACGCAGGCGTTTTGGGGCGTTGATTTTGCTGTTTGATGAGGCAGAAGAGGAGCTGGAAGGACAAATTCGGTTCAATGTCCGGCCGTAG
- the degQ gene encoding serine endoprotease DegQ — translation MNKKNQLLSALALCVGFALPASFPVYAAMPSQVPGQAPLPTLAPMLEKVLPAVVSVKVEGTAQQSQRIPEELKKYFGEEGADQAQPFEGLGSGVVIDAAKGYVLTNNHVISEADKISVQMNDGREFEAKLIGGDDQSDIALLQLQNATNLTQIAVADSDKLRVGDFAVAVGNPFGLGQTATSGIISALGRSGLNLEGLENFIQTDASINRGNSGGALLNLNGELIGINTAILAPGGGSVGIGFAIPSNMARTLAQQLIDFGEVKRGLLGIKGMEMSADIAKAFNLNVQRGAFVSEVLPNSGSAKAGIKSGDVIVSLNDKPLSSFAELRSRIATTEPGTKVKLGLLREGKPMTVEVTLDKSTSSSASAEMIAPALQGATLSDGQLKDGTKGITLESVEKSSPAAQAGLHEDDVIIAVNRTRVQSIAEMRKVLENKPAVIALQIVRGNDTLYILLR, via the coding sequence ATGAACAAAAAAAATCAGCTGTTAAGCGCGTTAGCATTGTGTGTCGGATTCGCTCTTCCGGCATCTTTCCCTGTTTATGCAGCCATGCCTTCACAGGTACCTGGCCAGGCGCCCCTTCCGACGCTCGCCCCAATGCTGGAGAAAGTGTTGCCGGCGGTGGTGAGCGTGAAGGTGGAAGGCACGGCGCAACAAAGCCAGCGCATTCCTGAAGAGCTGAAAAAATATTTCGGCGAAGAGGGGGCCGATCAGGCGCAACCTTTTGAGGGGCTGGGATCCGGTGTGGTCATCGATGCCGCTAAAGGCTATGTACTGACCAATAACCACGTCATCAGCGAGGCTGACAAAATCAGCGTCCAGATGAACGATGGTCGTGAATTCGAGGCCAAACTGATTGGCGGGGATGATCAAAGCGACATCGCCCTGTTACAGCTCCAGAATGCCACTAACCTGACGCAAATCGCGGTTGCCGACTCTGACAAGCTGCGCGTAGGAGATTTTGCCGTTGCGGTCGGTAACCCATTTGGCCTTGGGCAGACTGCGACGTCGGGCATCATCTCTGCGCTGGGGCGCAGCGGCCTGAATCTCGAAGGGCTGGAAAACTTTATTCAGACCGATGCTTCCATCAACCGCGGAAACTCGGGCGGCGCATTGTTGAACCTGAACGGTGAGCTTATTGGTATCAATACCGCTATTCTCGCGCCGGGTGGCGGCAGCGTCGGCATCGGCTTTGCCATTCCGAGCAATATGGCCCGAACGCTGGCCCAACAGCTTATTGACTTTGGTGAAGTGAAACGTGGCCTGCTGGGCATTAAAGGGATGGAGATGAGCGCGGATATCGCCAAAGCGTTCAATCTGAACGTCCAGCGCGGTGCGTTTGTGAGTGAAGTCTTACCGAACTCTGGCTCAGCGAAAGCGGGCATTAAGTCGGGTGATGTCATTGTTAGCCTTAACGACAAGCCGCTGAGCAGTTTTGCGGAGCTGCGTTCACGCATCGCCACCACCGAGCCTGGCACCAAAGTGAAGCTGGGGCTGCTGCGGGAGGGCAAACCAATGACCGTAGAGGTAACGCTTGATAAAAGCACCTCCTCCTCTGCCAGCGCCGAGATGATTGCACCTGCGCTGCAGGGGGCGACCCTGAGCGATGGCCAACTGAAAGATGGTACCAAAGGGATCACGCTTGAGAGCGTAGAGAAGAGCAGCCCGGCGGCACAAGCGGGTCTGCATGAAGATGACGTGATCATTGCGGTCAACCGCACGCGCGTACAGTCTATTGCCGAAATGCGCAAAGTGCTGGAGAACAAACCGGCGGTGATCGCCCTGCAGATCGTGCGGGGTAACGATACGCTCTATATTCTTCTGCGATAA
- the degS gene encoding outer membrane-stress sensor serine endopeptidase DegS, translated as MFLKIIRSVAIGLAVGGLLLVAMPSLRQFNKLAAPQFDSADETPASYNQAVRRAAPAVVNVYNRGLNSTSHNQLEIRTLGSGVIMDERGYIITNKHVINDADQIIVALQDGRVFEALLVGSDSLTDLAVLKITATGGLPVIPINRKRSPHIGDVVLAIGNPYNLGQTITQGIISATGRIGLNPSGRQNFLQTDASINHGNSGGALVNSLGELIGINTLSFDKSNDGETPEGLGFAIPFQLATKIMDKLIRDGRVIRGYIGIGGREIAPLHAQGGGGIDQIQGIVVNEVSPGGPAAAAGLQVNDVIVSVNGKPAISALETMDQVAEIRPGSIIPVEVMREDKKLTLQVTIQEYPATN; from the coding sequence ATGTTTCTGAAGATCATTCGTTCGGTCGCCATTGGCCTGGCTGTTGGTGGCCTGTTACTGGTCGCCATGCCCTCTTTGCGCCAGTTTAATAAGCTGGCTGCGCCGCAGTTTGACAGCGCAGATGAAACACCTGCCAGCTACAACCAGGCGGTACGCCGCGCCGCGCCTGCGGTGGTGAATGTCTATAACCGCGGTCTGAACAGTACCAGCCATAATCAACTAGAGATCCGTACCCTGGGCTCCGGGGTGATCATGGATGAACGCGGCTATATCATTACCAATAAGCACGTTATCAACGACGCCGATCAGATTATTGTCGCCTTGCAGGATGGGCGCGTGTTCGAAGCGCTGTTAGTCGGTTCAGACAGCCTGACCGACCTTGCGGTACTGAAAATCACGGCCACCGGCGGCCTGCCGGTGATCCCCATCAACCGCAAACGTAGCCCGCATATTGGCGATGTGGTGCTGGCCATCGGTAACCCTTATAACCTTGGGCAGACCATTACTCAGGGCATTATTAGCGCCACCGGCCGAATTGGCCTGAACCCCTCGGGCCGTCAAAACTTCCTGCAAACGGATGCTTCCATTAACCACGGTAACTCCGGCGGGGCGCTGGTCAACTCCCTGGGGGAGCTGATAGGCATCAATACGCTCTCCTTCGATAAGAGCAACGATGGTGAAACGCCGGAAGGGCTGGGATTTGCGATTCCCTTCCAGTTAGCAACCAAAATCATGGATAAGCTGATTCGCGATGGCCGGGTGATCCGCGGCTATATCGGTATTGGCGGGCGTGAAATCGCGCCACTGCACGCACAGGGCGGCGGCGGTATCGATCAGATTCAGGGAATTGTAGTCAACGAGGTCTCTCCGGGCGGGCCGGCGGCTGCAGCGGGTCTGCAGGTTAACGACGTTATTGTCTCGGTGAATGGCAAACCGGCGATTTCCGCGCTGGAAACTATGGATCAGGTGGCCGAAATCAGGCCTGGCTCCATCATCCCTGTCGAAGTGATGCGCGAAGATAAAAAGCTCACGCTGCAGGTGACCATTCAGGAATATCCCGCCACCAACTGA
- a CDS encoding NAD-dependent succinate-semialdehyde dehydrogenase has translation MTTQTLQDSALFQTGYLVDGVWKTLDTTFDVLNPATGEVIAKVAKAGTKETEEAIAAASKAFPAWRAKTAKERSTILYRWYELIIENKSWLGQLMTMEQGKPLKEAEGEVEYAASFIQWFAEQAKRANGEIIPPIKPGSRILATREPVGVVAAITPWNFPMAMLTRKLGPALAAGCTGVIKPANNTPLSAFALLTLAKKAGVPDGVLNAVAGNTHEISDAIMASHEVRKISFTGSTEVGKTLVRNAAETMKKVSMELGGNAPYIVFDDADIDAAVKGAIANKFRNAGQVCVSVNRFYIQESVYDEFVNKLAEAVNALKVGNGLEEGIVVGPLIESSAVEKVREHVEDAVAKGATVLAGGKPHSLGGNFWQPTVLGDCHEGMKLASEETFGPVAACFRFTTEDEVIQRANNTPFGLAAYFYTQNLSRVFRVSQAIESGMIGINECAVSTELGPFGGVKESGLGREGSVLGLEEFLEVKTLHIGGL, from the coding sequence ATGACAACGCAGACTCTCCAGGACAGTGCGCTTTTTCAAACCGGGTATCTGGTTGATGGCGTCTGGAAAACGCTCGACACCACCTTCGATGTGCTCAATCCGGCTACCGGCGAGGTGATCGCCAAAGTGGCGAAAGCGGGCACCAAAGAGACCGAAGAGGCTATCGCTGCGGCCAGTAAGGCGTTTCCTGCATGGCGGGCGAAAACCGCTAAAGAGCGCTCAACGATACTTTATCGCTGGTATGAACTCATCATCGAAAACAAAAGCTGGCTTGGTCAGTTGATGACCATGGAACAGGGCAAACCCCTGAAAGAGGCCGAAGGCGAGGTAGAATACGCGGCGAGCTTTATCCAGTGGTTTGCCGAGCAGGCCAAGCGTGCAAACGGTGAAATTATCCCACCCATTAAACCCGGCTCCCGGATCCTTGCTACTCGCGAACCCGTTGGCGTGGTGGCAGCCATCACGCCGTGGAACTTCCCCATGGCCATGCTGACCCGCAAGCTCGGTCCGGCGCTGGCTGCCGGCTGTACGGGGGTGATCAAACCGGCGAACAACACTCCCCTTAGTGCCTTTGCACTGTTGACGCTGGCGAAAAAAGCGGGCGTGCCGGATGGTGTGCTGAATGCCGTTGCGGGCAATACGCATGAGATAAGCGACGCCATTATGGCCAGCCATGAAGTGCGAAAAATCTCCTTCACCGGCTCTACTGAGGTTGGAAAAACCCTGGTGCGCAACGCCGCAGAGACCATGAAAAAAGTCTCCATGGAGTTGGGGGGGAACGCGCCGTACATCGTCTTCGACGATGCCGATATTGACGCTGCCGTAAAAGGAGCCATCGCTAACAAATTCCGTAACGCAGGCCAGGTCTGCGTGAGTGTTAACCGTTTCTATATTCAGGAATCGGTGTACGACGAGTTTGTTAACAAGCTTGCTGAGGCGGTCAATGCGCTGAAAGTGGGTAATGGACTGGAGGAGGGCATCGTAGTCGGGCCGCTTATTGAATCCTCTGCCGTGGAAAAGGTACGCGAGCATGTGGAAGACGCAGTCGCAAAAGGGGCAACCGTGCTGGCAGGCGGTAAACCGCACAGCCTGGGCGGCAATTTCTGGCAGCCTACGGTGCTGGGAGATTGTCATGAAGGTATGAAGCTGGCCAGCGAAGAGACCTTCGGGCCGGTGGCAGCATGCTTCCGCTTTACTACAGAAGATGAGGTGATCCAGCGAGCCAATAACACGCCGTTTGGTCTGGCTGCCTACTTTTACACCCAGAATCTGTCGCGCGTATTCCGGGTGTCTCAGGCCATTGAAAGCGGCATGATCGGTATTAACGAGTGCGCGGTCTCAACTGAGCTTGGACCATTTGGTGGGGTGAAGGAGTCAGGGCTGGGTCGTGAGGGCTCGGTACTGGGGCTGGAAGAGTTTCTTGAAGTCAAAACCCTGCATATCGGGGGATTATAA
- the mdh gene encoding malate dehydrogenase, producing MKVAVLGAAGGIGQALALLLKTQLPSGSELSLYDIAPVTPGVAVDLSHIPTAVKIKGFSGEDVRPALQGADVVLISAGVARKPGMDRSDLFNVNAGIVKNLVQQIAETCPKACIGIITNPVNTTVAIAAEVLKKAGVYDKNKLFGVTTLDIIRSNTFVAELKGKQPTELEVPVIGGHSGVTILPLLSQIPGVTFSEQEVADLTKRIQNAGTEVVEAKAGGGSATLSMGQAAARFGLSLVRALQGEKGVVECAYVEGDGEHARFFSQPLLLGKNGIEERQSIGTLSAFEQQAMAGMLDTLKGDIKLGEEFVNK from the coding sequence ATGAAAGTCGCAGTCCTCGGCGCTGCTGGCGGTATCGGCCAGGCGCTTGCCCTACTACTGAAAACCCAGCTGCCTTCAGGCTCAGAACTCTCCCTGTACGATATTGCCCCGGTTACCCCAGGTGTGGCGGTTGACCTGAGCCACATCCCAACGGCTGTTAAAATCAAAGGCTTCTCCGGTGAAGATGTGCGTCCTGCGCTGCAAGGTGCGGACGTGGTTCTCATCTCTGCAGGCGTCGCGCGTAAACCGGGTATGGATCGTTCCGACCTGTTTAACGTTAATGCGGGCATCGTGAAGAACCTGGTTCAGCAGATCGCTGAAACCTGCCCGAAAGCGTGCATCGGTATCATCACTAACCCGGTCAACACCACTGTGGCGATTGCTGCAGAAGTGCTGAAAAAAGCGGGCGTGTATGACAAAAACAAACTGTTTGGCGTAACCACGCTGGACATCATCCGCTCCAACACCTTTGTGGCGGAATTGAAAGGCAAGCAGCCAACCGAGCTGGAAGTGCCGGTTATCGGTGGCCACTCTGGCGTGACTATTCTGCCGCTGCTTTCCCAGATCCCAGGCGTGACTTTCTCTGAGCAGGAAGTGGCTGACCTGACCAAACGTATCCAGAACGCGGGCACCGAAGTGGTGGAAGCGAAGGCGGGTGGCGGTTCTGCGACGCTCTCTATGGGCCAGGCAGCAGCGCGCTTCGGCCTGTCCCTGGTTCGCGCCCTGCAGGGTGAGAAAGGCGTTGTAGAATGTGCTTACGTTGAAGGTGATGGCGAACACGCCCGCTTCTTCTCGCAGCCACTGCTGCTGGGTAAAAACGGTATCGAAGAACGTCAATCTATCGGCACGCTGAGCGCGTTTGAACAACAAGCGATGGCAGGCATGCTGGATACGCTGAAAGGCGATATCAAACTGGGCGAAGAGTTTGTAAACAAGTAA
- the zapE gene encoding cell division protein ZapE, whose amino-acid sequence MQSLSPTMRYQQALQEGSHQPDDVQRDAVNRLEKIFQALTSRPTEAAPAGGLKAAFGRLLGKKEPQAITPVRGLYMWGGVGRGKTWLMDLFYQSLPGTRKQRLHFHRFMLRVHEELTALQGQSDPLDIVAERFKAETDVLCFDEFFVSDITDAMLLGGLMKALFARGITLVATSNIPPDELYRNGLQRARFLPAIDAIKQHCDIMNVDAGVDYRLRTLTQAHLWLSPLNDDTRQQMDKLWLALAGAKRENATELEINHRPLPTLGMANQTLAVSFATLCVDARSQHDYIALSRLFHTVMLFDVPVMTMLMESEARRFIALVDEFYERHVKLVVSAAVPLYEVYQGERLKFEFQRCLSRLQEMQSEEYLKREHMP is encoded by the coding sequence ATGCAAAGCCTCTCCCCGACAATGCGTTATCAGCAGGCCCTGCAGGAGGGCTCGCATCAGCCGGACGATGTTCAACGCGATGCGGTAAATCGTCTGGAAAAAATCTTTCAGGCGCTGACATCCCGTCCCACCGAGGCCGCACCCGCAGGTGGACTGAAAGCCGCCTTTGGTCGTCTGTTAGGAAAAAAAGAGCCGCAGGCGATCACACCTGTGCGTGGCTTATATATGTGGGGTGGCGTAGGGCGCGGTAAAACCTGGCTAATGGACCTCTTTTATCAGAGCCTGCCGGGCACGCGTAAACAGCGTTTGCACTTTCACCGCTTCATGCTGCGCGTGCATGAAGAGCTCACCGCGCTTCAGGGGCAGAGCGATCCGCTGGATATTGTCGCCGAACGTTTCAAAGCCGAAACCGATGTGCTCTGTTTTGATGAATTCTTTGTTTCCGATATTACCGACGCCATGCTGCTGGGCGGGCTAATGAAAGCGCTTTTTGCCCGGGGCATCACCCTGGTGGCAACCTCGAACATCCCGCCGGATGAACTCTATCGCAACGGTTTACAGCGGGCGCGTTTCTTACCCGCCATCGATGCAATTAAACAGCATTGTGACATCATGAACGTGGATGCGGGCGTTGACTATCGGCTGCGCACGCTGACGCAGGCACATCTCTGGTTGTCCCCCCTCAATGATGATACCCGCCAGCAGATGGATAAACTCTGGCTGGCACTGGCTGGGGCGAAGCGCGAAAACGCCACTGAACTTGAGATTAACCACCGCCCGTTGCCAACGCTGGGCATGGCCAACCAGACGCTGGCCGTCTCCTTCGCGACGCTGTGCGTCGATGCCCGTAGCCAGCATGATTACATTGCACTGTCGCGCCTGTTTCATACCGTCATGCTCTTTGATGTGCCGGTGATGACCATGCTGATGGAGAGTGAGGCTCGTCGCTTTATTGCGCTGGTTGATGAGTTTTACGAGCGTCACGTTAAGCTGGTGGTAAGCGCCGCGGTGCCGCTCTATGAAGTCTATCAGGGCGAGCGGTTAAAGTTTGAGTTCCAGCGCTGTCTGTCGCGTTTGCAGGAGATGCAGAGCGAAGAGTACCTGAAACGCGAGCATATGCCCTGA
- the yhcN gene encoding peroxide/acid stress response protein YhcN, with the protein MKIKTTVAALSVLSVLSFGAFAADSINAEQAQSRQAIGTVSVGAIGTSPMDMRQMLNKKAEEQGASSYRVIEARSGDHWHATAELYK; encoded by the coding sequence ATGAAAATCAAAACAACTGTAGCAGCGCTTAGCGTCCTGTCCGTTCTCTCTTTCGGTGCCTTTGCGGCTGATTCCATCAACGCTGAACAGGCACAGTCTCGCCAGGCTATCGGCACTGTTTCTGTTGGTGCAATTGGTACGTCACCGATGGATATGCGTCAGATGTTGAACAAAAAAGCGGAAGAACAGGGTGCCTCTTCTTACCGTGTGATCGAAGCGCGCAGTGGTGACCACTGGCACGCAACCGCAGAGCTGTATAAATAA
- the yhcN gene encoding peroxide/acid stress response protein YhcN, whose amino-acid sequence MKMKSLIATLGLASVISFGASAAVQQVNADQAQNLQSLGSVSVSQVSGSPMDIRHKLAAKAEKAGAGSYRVTELTQGDHWHATAELYK is encoded by the coding sequence ATGAAAATGAAATCTCTCATCGCCACACTGGGTTTAGCCTCTGTTATTTCCTTTGGTGCCAGCGCGGCTGTGCAACAAGTGAATGCCGATCAGGCACAAAACCTGCAATCTTTGGGTAGCGTATCCGTATCACAGGTTTCTGGCTCGCCAATGGATATTCGCCACAAACTGGCGGCAAAAGCTGAAAAAGCAGGTGCCGGCAGCTATCGCGTCACTGAACTCACTCAGGGCGATCACTGGCACGCCACCGCAGAACTGTATAAATAA
- the argR gene encoding transcriptional regulator ArgR produces MRTSSKQEELVKAFKALLKEEKFSSQGEIVQALQEEGFDNINQSKVSRMLTKFGAVRTRNAKMEMVYCLPAELGVPTTSSPLKNLVLDIDYNDAVVVIHTSPGAAQLIARLLDSLGKAEGILGTIAGDDTIFTTPANGFSVKDLYEAILVLFEQEL; encoded by the coding sequence ATGCGAACCTCTTCAAAACAAGAAGAATTAGTGAAGGCGTTTAAAGCGCTACTTAAAGAAGAAAAATTCAGTTCCCAGGGTGAAATCGTCCAGGCCTTGCAGGAAGAGGGCTTCGATAACATCAATCAGTCGAAAGTCTCGCGCATGTTAACGAAGTTTGGCGCGGTGCGGACTCGCAATGCCAAAATGGAGATGGTTTATTGCCTGCCAGCCGAGCTTGGCGTTCCGACCACCTCCAGCCCGCTGAAAAATCTGGTACTGGATATCGATTATAACGACGCGGTTGTCGTCATTCACACAAGCCCGGGGGCTGCACAGCTTATCGCGCGCCTGCTGGACTCGCTGGGTAAAGCAGAAGGCATTCTTGGCACTATTGCCGGGGATGACACTATCTTCACCACCCCGGCCAATGGTTTCTCGGTCAAAGACCTTTATGAAGCCATCCTGGTGCTGTTCGAACAAGAACTCTGA
- the sspB gene encoding ClpXP protease specificity-enhancing factor, with translation MEMSQLSPRRPYLLRAFYEWLLDNQLTPHLVVDVTLPGVQVPMEYARDGQIVLNIAPRAVGNLELANDEVRFNARFGGVPRQVSVPLAAVLAIYARENGAGTMFEPEAAYDEDVTSLNDDGETATGENETVMSVIDGDKPDHDHDNDPDDDPPPRGGRPALRVVK, from the coding sequence GTGGAAATGTCACAGTTATCTCCACGCCGTCCTTATCTGCTGCGCGCCTTCTATGAATGGCTGCTGGATAACCAGCTCACGCCGCACCTGGTTGTGGATGTGACGCTGCCCGGCGTACAGGTCCCGATGGAGTATGCGCGCGACGGACAGATCGTTCTCAATATCGCTCCGCGTGCCGTAGGTAATCTGGAGCTGGCAAACGACGAAGTGCGCTTTAATGCGCGTTTTGGCGGCGTGCCACGTCAGGTTTCCGTGCCGCTGGCTGCGGTGCTGGCAATTTATGCTCGTGAAAACGGTGCCGGTACCATGTTTGAGCCTGAAGCGGCTTATGATGAAGATGTGACAAGCCTGAACGATGACGGAGAGACCGCGACTGGCGAGAACGAAACCGTCATGTCGGTTATCGACGGTGATAAGCCTGACCATGACCACGACAACGATCCGGATGACGATCCGCCGCCGCGCGGTGGTCGACCTGCGTTACGCGTTGTGAAGTAA
- the rplM gene encoding 50S ribosomal protein L13 → MKTFTAKPETVKRDWYVVDATGKTLGRLATELARRLRGKHKAEYTPHVDTGDYIIVLNADKVAVTGNKRTDKMYYHHTGHIGGIKEATFEEMIARRPERVIEIAVKGMLPKGPLGRAMFRKLKVYAGNEHNHAAQQPQVLDI, encoded by the coding sequence ATGAAAACTTTTACAGCTAAACCAGAAACCGTAAAACGCGACTGGTATGTTGTTGACGCGACCGGTAAAACTCTGGGCCGTCTGGCTACTGAACTGGCTCGTCGCCTGCGCGGTAAGCACAAAGCGGAATACACTCCGCACGTTGATACTGGTGACTACATCATCGTTCTGAACGCAGACAAAGTTGCAGTAACTGGCAACAAGCGTACTGACAAAATGTACTACCATCACACTGGCCACATCGGTGGTATCAAAGAAGCGACCTTTGAAGAGATGATTGCTCGCCGTCCTGAGCGTGTGATTGAAATCGCGGTTAAAGGCATGTTGCCAAAAGGCCCGCTGGGTCGTGCTATGTTCCGTAAACTGAAAGTTTACGCAGGCAACGAGCACAACCACGCGGCACAGCAACCGCAAGTTCTTGACATCTAA
- a CDS encoding DUF1120 domain-containing protein: MNTLLKTLVGLVVSTSLAWASDTVNIDVSVTTDAAACTPTLSNNGIVDFGKRSAALLSATHFTQWGSRDITLNIVCEASTAVAITARDSRPDSVAYGQDGNGNTGPDVPFQGQGNISNPERLFGLGKTSEGKNIGSYAIVIDQESVQAQDAGSAVPVSIVSASTTAGPWSIASPAAFSSGMNGYLSFARKNSTTLQPVTTVVVPLRVSASIASGLTSSNTIGLDGLATITLVYL, from the coding sequence ATGAATACACTGCTTAAAACGCTCGTCGGGCTGGTTGTATCAACCTCTCTGGCCTGGGCATCGGACACCGTGAATATTGATGTGTCTGTCACCACAGATGCCGCAGCCTGCACGCCCACGCTCAGTAATAACGGCATCGTAGACTTCGGGAAACGTTCTGCCGCGTTGCTTTCTGCCACCCATTTCACACAGTGGGGCAGTCGCGACATCACGCTGAATATCGTATGCGAAGCCTCCACGGCCGTGGCCATCACCGCCAGAGATTCGCGACCCGATTCTGTCGCTTATGGTCAGGATGGAAACGGCAATACCGGCCCTGATGTCCCTTTCCAGGGTCAGGGCAATATTAGTAATCCGGAGCGTCTGTTCGGACTGGGCAAAACCAGCGAAGGTAAAAATATTGGTAGCTATGCCATTGTCATCGACCAGGAGAGTGTGCAGGCGCAGGATGCGGGTTCGGCTGTCCCGGTAAGCATTGTCAGTGCCAGCACCACGGCCGGCCCCTGGTCCATCGCCTCTCCTGCCGCGTTCTCATCGGGTATGAACGGGTATTTATCCTTTGCCCGCAAAAACAGTACCACGCTGCAGCCTGTGACAACGGTAGTTGTGCCTCTGCGCGTATCCGCGAGCATCGCCAGTGGTCTCACTTCCAGCAACACTATCGGGTTAGATGGATTAGCCACCATTACGCTCGTTTATCTTTAA
- the zapG gene encoding Z-ring associated protein ZapG: MTWEYALIGLVVGIVIGAVAMRFGNRKLRQQQALQYELEKNKAELEEYREELVSHFARSAELLDNMADDYRQLYQHMAKSSSSLLPEMTAETNPFRNRLAESEASNDQAPVQMPRDYSDGASGLLRGGVKRD, from the coding sequence ATGACCTGGGAATATGCGCTAATTGGTTTAGTCGTCGGCATCGTTATCGGCGCCGTGGCCATGCGTTTTGGTAATCGCAAATTGCGTCAACAACAGGCTTTGCAGTACGAACTGGAAAAGAACAAAGCTGAACTGGAAGAGTATCGTGAAGAGCTGGTTAGCCACTTTGCGCGTAGCGCAGAGCTGCTGGACAACATGGCGGACGATTACCGTCAGCTCTATCAGCATATGGCAAAAAGCTCCAGCAGCCTGCTGCCGGAAATGACCGCAGAAACGAATCCATTCCGCAACCGCCTGGCTGAATCCGAAGCCAGTAACGATCAAGCTCCGGTACAGATGCCGCGCGATTATTCTGACGGTGCATCTGGTCTGCTGCGCGGTGGCGTAAAACGCGACTAA